A portion of the Salmo trutta chromosome 1, fSalTru1.1, whole genome shotgun sequence genome contains these proteins:
- the chgb gene encoding secretogranin-1 — MMKLVFVFAVVAYFFAENLSLPVGKERQREDVVTRCLVEVLSKALTKPDSHPLDHECKDILKAGAQHAAPVEKKGDEVLTHEEEGKEHEPEPEAPGADVKDIEALLKSVEEKRETPGDEDRSQESWDLNYEKEKRIWKPTHRYHHKKPNHKRDEEVSEEVREEPDEEHSQESWSLGDEKEKRYRPTYRYTPKKHHKRDEEGLEEEREEPEEERSQESWSLGDEKEKRYRPTYRYTPKKHHKRDEEGLEEEREEPEEERSQESWSLGDEKEKRYRPTYRYTPKKHHKRDEEGLEEEREEPEEERSQESWSLGDEKEKRYRPTYRYTPKKHPKRDEEGLEEEREEPEEERSQESWSLGDEKEKRYRPTYRYTPKKHHKRDEEDEERSQESWSLGDEKEKREEDDEERKKRIWKPTHRYHHKKHHKRSEDPSEEEEEEEKEKRIWKPTHRYHHKKHHKRGADSSDEESEEKRSVESEEEEEEDREKRIWKPTHRYHHKKHPKRDEELSEEGREEPDEERSQESWSLGDGKEKREEDEREKRIWKPTHRYHHKKHHKRNGDSSEEEDEERRSDSDEHEEEKRDGDTEEDERQRDRQEALRYLAEKSRLLGEGEVYEKRSPWAYRGYYHPAWWKRSIDPHTPLHKMEELAKLLTYKNHQLASQSEPADEEKKRSVSLNPEEEKELENIAAMDMELQKISQKMHENRSD, encoded by the exons ATGATGAAACTTGTGTTTGTTTTTGCTGTGGTTGCGTATTTCTTTGCAG AAAATCTATCACTTCCCGTTGGAAAAGAACGACAGCGAGAGGATGTG GTAACACGGTGCTTGGTTGAGGTCCTGTCCAAGGCGTTGACCAAACCTGACTCTCACCCTCTGGATCACGAATGCAAAGATATTCTCAAAGCAG GTGCCCAACATGCTGCTCCTGTGGAGAAGAAAGGTGATGAGGTGCTGACCCATGAAGAGGAGGGCAAAGAACATGAACCTGAGCCTGAGGCACCAGGGGCCGACGTGAAAGACATCGAGGCCCTCCTGAAGTctgtggaggagaagagagagacaccggggGACGAAGATCGCAGCCAGGAGTCATGGGACCTCAACTATGAGAAAGAGAAAAGGATTTGGAAACCAACGCACAGGTATCATCATAAGAAACCCAATCACAAACGTGATGAGGAGGTTTCTGAAGAAGTGAGAGAAGAGCCAGATGAAGAACATAGTCAGGAATCCTGGAGCCTGGGCGATGAGAAGGAGAAGAGATATAGGCCTACCTATCGGTACACCCCAAAGAAACACCACAAACGAGATGAAGAGGGtttagaagaagagagagaagagccaGAAGAGGAACGTAGTCAGGAATCCTGGAGCCTGGGCGATGAGAAGGAGAAGAGGTATAGGCCTACCTATCGGTACACCCCAAAGAAACACCACAAACGAGATGAAGAGGGtttagaagaagagagagaagagccaGAAGAGGAACGTAGTCAGGAATCCTGGAGCCTGGGCGATGAGAAGGAGAAGAGGTATAGGCCTACCTATCGGTACACCCCAAAGAAACACCACAAACGAGATGAAGAGGGtttagaagaagagagagaagagccaGAAGAGGAACGTAGTCAGGAATCCTGGAGCCTGGGCGATGAGAAGGAGAAGAGGTATAGGCCTACCTATCGGTACACCCCCAAAAAACACCCCAAACGAGATGAAGAGGGtttagaagaagagagagaagagccaGAAGAGGAACGTAGTCAGGAATCCTGGAGCCTGGGCGATGAGAAGGAGAAGAGGTATAGGCCTACCTATCGGTACACCCCAAAGAAACACCACAAACGAGATGAAGAAGACGAAGAGCGCAGCCAAGAGTCCTGGAGTCTGGGCGatgagaaagaaaagagagaggaggatgatgaggaaAGAAAGAAGAGGATTTGGAAACCCACCCATCGGTACCACCACAAGAAGCACCACAAACGCAGTGAAGATCcttcagaggaagaggaggaggaggagaaagagaagagaattTGGAAACCCACACACAGATATCACCACAAGAAACACCACAAACGAGGTGCTGACTCATCGGACGAGGAATCAGAGGAAAAGAGATCAGTAGagtcagaggaagaggaggaagaggatagagagaagagaaTCTGGAAGCCCACACACAGATACCACCACAAAAAACACCCCAAACGTGATGAGGAGCTTtcagaagaagggagagaggagccaGATGAAGAACGCAGCCAAGAGTCCTGGAGTCTGGGTgatggaaaggagaagagagaggaggatgagagagagaagaggatttGGAAACCAACTCACAGGTACCACCACAAGAAGCATCACAAACGTAATGGGgattcctcagaggaggaagacgaggaacGAAGGAGCGATTCGGACGAAcatgaggaggagaagagggatggCGACACCGAggaggatgagagacagagggataggcAGGAGGCTCTGAG GTACCTGGCAGAGAAGAGTCGTCTCCTGGGGGAGGGCGAGGTGTATGAGAAACGTTCTCCCTGGGCTTACAGAGGATACTACCACCCCGCCTGGTGGAAGAGAAGCATAGACCCACACACACCATTGCATAAG ATGGAGGAACTGGCGAAGTTGCTGACCTATAAGAATCACCAGCTGGCCAGCCAATCAGAGCCGGCGGACGAGGAAAAGAAGAGGAGCGTATCTCTAAACCCAGAGGAG